CGGTCTGCGCCGCCGCGGTCGCGGTCATCGCGGCGGTGACGGGTCGACTGTCGCTTGGCATGGGCGTCGCGGCAGGGCTGCTGCTCGGTTCGCTCAACGGCTACCTGATAAGAGCGCTGCTCGACCGCCGCGCCCCCTTGGTCGCGGGGAGCCTGCTTCGCCTCCTCGCCTTCAGCGCGATCGTGGTCGGGGCGGCGCTGCTGCTCGGCCGCGCGGCGTGGACCCTGCCCCTTGGCATCGGCGTCGCTCAGCTGGTGATGGTCGCGGCCGGCTTGCGCCGGGGGCTCCGGGGGCTCCGCGCATGATCCGAGCCGATTTGGCCGGAACGCATCCCACCATCGACCTGGGATGCGGTGCTCTCTGCACGCTCAACTACGACAGCCTGATATCCAGCGGCATCGCGCTGGCGGCGACTCTGGCCGTGGCCCTCTGGGTGCGGTCCAAGCTCAAGGATGGCGAGCCCGGCCGGGTGCAGGCGATCTTCGAGTGGGGTTACGACCAGCTGCGCGGGCTCATCAGGAGCAATGTCTCCGAAGGGGCGCTCTTCATCCTGCCGCTGGCGATGACGCTCTTCCTCTACATCCTCATCGCCAACTGGATCGAGCTCTTGCCCCTGGGGCTCGTCCCCATCCTGCATGGCGCGAACGCGGACCTCAACCAGACGCTGGCGATGGCGCTCATCGTGATCGTGGTCGTGCAGTGGTACAGCATCCGCGTCCTCGGCCTGCGCGGTTATCTGGGGCGCTTCACCAAACCCTTCGAGCTGCCGCTGGCGGCTCGCATCGTCTTCATACCGCTTAACGTCCTCGAAGAGGCGGTGAAGCCGCTGACGCTGTCCCTGCGGCTTTTCGGCAACATCTTCGCGGGGGCGGTGATGATCGGCCTGATCGCTGGATTCGGTACCCTGGCCCTTCCAGCCGTGGGCACGATACCGGGGACGGTGGTCGGCTCGGTCTTGCTCGCCGTGTGGAAAGCGTTCGACGTCATCTTCATCGGTTTCATCCAGGCGTTCATCTTCATGCTGCTAACGGTCATCTACTTCGGCGCGGCCCGCGAGGGTCTCGAACACGAACACCATTAGGAGGGTTTCATGACAGATCACGGTCTCGTTCTCGCCGGCGCGCTGGTGGCTTTCGGCCTCGCCATCGGATTGGGCGCTATCGGCGCTGCGGTTGGCGACGGCCTCGCCGGCAATGCCTTCATCAGCGGCGTCGCACGGCAGCCTGAGGCCCAGGGCCGGATGATCCCCTGGCTCTTCACCATCGTCGGCCTGGTCGAGGCCATGTACTTCATCAACCTGGCCTTCGGCTTCGTGTTCCTGTCGAACGTCCCCGCCAAGTAAATGCTGTTTCTCGCCGGCGTCGCGGGCGTCATCCAGATCGACGGGACGGTGATCGTCGAGCTGATCACCTTCCTCGTCATGCTCGCCGTGCTCGCCCGCTGGGTGTATCCGGAGATCGTGAGGCTGGCGGAGGCGCGCCAGCGCGTCATCGCCGAGCAGCTGAAGGAGGCCGAGCAGGCGCGCGCCGACGCGGCGGCATACCTCAATGAGGCCGAGGTCAAGCTCAACGACGCCCGCAAGACGGCGCAAGGGCTGATCGACGCGGCCGGCAAGTCAGGCGATCAGCTCCGCCAGGAGCTGAGGCAGAAGGCTGAAGAGGAAGCCCGGCGGATCGCCGAAGCGGCGCGCAAGGAGATCGAAGCCGAGCGCGATCGGGCCGTGCTGTCGGTGCGGAACGAGGTCGCGGGGCTGGTCGTGTCGGCGACCGAGAAGGTCATCGGCGAAACCCTCGACGACGCGAAGCACCGCCGGCTCATCGAGCGGGCCATAGCGGAGGTTGCTGGTGGCGACGGCAGCAGCTAGGCGGTATGCGAAGGCCGTCTTCGAGCTGGCTCAGCAGGAGGGCCAGGTAGCGGCGTGGAGCCGCCGGGTGTCGAAGGTCGGTGAGCTCCTGTCAGATCCCCAGGTGGCTGCCGTGCTCACCAACCCGACGATCGCCGCAGACCGGCGGATGGAGCTCGTATCCGTGGACGCGGCCCTGCTCGACGCTGAGGCCGTCAACCTCGCCAAGCTGCTCATCGAGTCGAATCGGGTCCAGGACGTCGGCGCGATCGCCAAAGAGTACGAGCGGCTCGCCGACGCGGCCGCCGGCCGCGTCCGCGCCACGGTTACAACCGCCGTCGAGCTGGCGCCGGCGGACCGCGACCGCGTCGCGGGTGAGCTCTCGAAACGCCTCGGTAAGGAAGTCCGCCTGGAGGTCGTCACCGACCCGCAAATCCTGGGCGGCATGAAGCTCCAGTACGGCGATCGCCTCGTCGACGCCAGCGTCTCAACCCGATTACAGCAGCTGCGCCGCCGTCTGGCGGCCTCGTAGGAGTAAGCCAAGTGGGAATCAGCACGAAAGAGATCTCCGAGGTCATCAAGGAACGCCTGAAGGACTTCGACGCCAGCCTTGTCGCCACCGATGTCGGGCGGATCGTCGCCACGAGCGATGGCATCGCGCAGGTGTACGGCCTCCAGAACGCGATGGCCGGCGAGCTGCTCGAGTTCCCACACGACACGTACGGCCTGGCTCTGAACCTGGAAGAGGACCAGGTCCGCGCCGTCATCCTGGGCGAGTTCGGCCACCTGCACGAGGGTGACGAGGTGCGCACCACCGGCCGGCTGCTCGAGGTCCCAGTGGGTGACGAGCTCATCGGTCGGGTGGTCAACCCGCTGGGCGTGCCCATCGACGGCAAGGGGCCTCTCAAGACCTCCAAGACTCTGCCGGTGGAGAAGATCGCCCCCGGTGTGATCACGCGCAAGCGCGTGGACAGCCCGGTCCAGACGGGCATCAAGGCCATCGACACGATGATCCCCATCGGCCGCGGCCAGCGCGAGCTGATCATCGGCGACCGCTTCACGGGTAAGACGACGGTCCTGCTCGACACGATCATCAACCAGAAGGGCAAGGACCTCATCTGCATCTACGTCGCCATCGGGCAGAACGCAGCCTCGATCGCACGCGTCGCCGCGACGCTCGAGGAGAACGGGGCGATGGACTACACGATCATCGTCGCCGCGTCAGCGTCCGATCCGGCGTCGCTCAACTTCATCGCTCCGTACGCCGGCTGCGCCATGGGCGAGTACTTCATGGAGCAGGGCAAAGAGGCGCTGTGCTGCTACGACGACCTGACCAAGCAAGCGTGGGCCTACCGCGAGCTCTCGCTCAACCTGCGCCGGCCGCCGGGCCGCGAGGCGTATCCCGGCGACGTGTTCTACCTCCACTCAAGGCTGCTGGAGCGCGCGGCCAAGATGAGCCCGGCCCAGGGCGGTGGCTCGCTGACCGCGCTGCCCGTGATCGAGACACAGGCCAACGACGTCTCGGCCTTCATCCCGACCAATGTGATCTCCATCACCGACGGGCAGATCTACCTGCAGGCCGACCTGTTCAACGCCGGCCAGAGGCCGGCGCTCAACGTCGGCATCAGCGTCTCGCGCGTCGGTGGTGACGCCCAGACCAAGGCGATGCGCCAGGTCGCGGGGCAGCTCCGCCTCGACCTCGCCCAGTATCGCGAGCTGGCGGCCTTCGCCCAGTTCGCGTCCGACCTTGACACCTCGACACGCAACCAGCTGGAGCGCGGTGCTCGCCTGACCGAGCTGCTCAAGCAGGACAAGTACCAGCCGATCCCCCTCGCGGAGCAGGTGGCGGCGATCTACGCCGGCACGCAGGGCCACCTCGATAAGGTGCCGGTCACGAGAGTCCGGGAGTGGGAAGCGGGGTTCCTCCGCTTTCTCAAGAGCGAGCGGCCGGGCGTGCTCGCCGAGATCGACAGGAAAAAGGCGCTCGACGACAGCCTGTTCGCGCGCCTCAAGGCCGCCATCTCGACCTTCAACCACCAGTTCGGAGTCCAGGGCTACGAGGACGTGGCGGACCCTGCCGCGGCCGCTGAGGCGCAAGAAGAGCCGAAGGCTGAGGTCCAACCAGTGCCGAAGGCTGAGGTCCAACCAGTGCCGAAGGCTGAGGTCAAACCAGAGCTGAAGCCCAAGGCGTCGCGCAGGAAAAAGGGAGAGTAGTTGCCCTCATTCAGGGATGTAGTCCGGCGTATCGACTCCATCAAGAACACGCAGAAGATCACCAAGGCCATGCAGGTCGTCGCGGCCACGCGCCTGCGCCGGGCGCAGGCGGCCGTGCAGGCGACGCGCCCCTATGCGGAGAAGATGGTGGAGGTGCTCCAGACCACCAGCGAGCGCGCCACCGAGTACCGGCACCCGTTCATGGTCCGGCGTCAAGGCAAGCGCGCCGTGATGATCCTGGTGACCACGGACAAGGGGCTGTGCGGCGCGATCAACGTCAACAGCATCCGCGCCGCGACCCGGTACATGAACGAGCACTACGCCGACCACCAGCGTTACGTCACCCTGGGTAGAAAGGGCCGCGACTTCCTGCTGCGCTACCGGCGTGACGTGATCGCCGAGGTCAGCGGCGTGTCGGATAGGCCGACGGTCGCCGAGATCCTGCCGGCCATCACGGTCGCGCTCGAGGAGTACACGCAGGGCAGGGCCGACGCGGTGCTGCTGTGCTACGCGAAATGGATCTCGACCATGAGGCAGGAGGCAACGGTGCGGGTGCTCATCCCCGCCGAGATACCGAAGCGCGAAAAAGACGGTTCCGGGCCGCGGGCCGACTATATCTATGAGCCTGACCCAGAGTCGGTCCTCGACGGTCTGCTGCCCCGCTACGTCGAAACACAGGTCTTCCAGGCGGTGCTCGAGAACAAGGCGAGCGAGTACTCGGCCAAGATGATCGCGATGCAGAACGCGACCAACGCCGCCGGCGACCTGATCAATGCGCTGACGCTGTTTGCAAACAAGGTCCGCCAGGCTGGTATCACGACGGAGTTGATGGAGATCGTCAGCGGCGCCGAGGCCATGCGGGCGTCGAGCTGAAAGGGAGGGAATCGATGGCGAAAACAAAGCACGAAACCGAGAACAGGAGCGCAATGAGGACCAGGACCGGCCAGGTGAGCCAGGTCATCGGCGCCGTGGTGGACGTCCAGTTCCCGCCCGGGGAGCAGCCGGAGCTGTTCGAGGCGTTGGAGGTCAGGCCTCTCGACGGCCGCACGGTCGTGCTCGAAGTCGAGGGCGCGATCGGCGACAACGTCGTGCGCTGCATCGCCATGGACGCCACCGACGGTTTTCGACGCGGCGACGCGGTGGTCGCCACCGGCGGTCCGATCTCGGTGCCGGTCGGTGTCGAAACCCTCGGTCGCATGTTCAACGTGGTCGGAGCGCCCATCGACGACGAGCCCGCGCCCGAGGGCGTGATCCGCTGGCCGATCCACCGCCCGGCGCCACCTGTGTCGGAGCAGCAGGCGAAGGTCGAGATCCTGGAGACCGGGATCAAGGTCATCGACCTGATCTGCACGTTCGCCAAGGGCTCCAAGATTGGTCTTTTCGGCGGCGCCGGCACGGGCAAGACGGTCATCGTGCAGGAGCTCATCCGCAACATCGCGTACCAGCACCAGGGACGGTCGGTCTTTGCCGGAGTGGGGGAGCGGACGCGCGAAGGCAACGACATGTACCACGAGATGCAGGACGCGGGCGTGCTGCCGCAGACCGCTCTCGTGTTCGGACAGATGAACGAGCCGCCGGGCGCCCGCGCCCGCGTGGGGCTGACGGGCCTGACGATGGCGGAATACTTCCGCGACACCGAGGGCGCCGACGTCCTCTTCTTCGTCGACAACATCTTCCGTTACCTGCTCGCCGGCTCAGAGGTTTCCGCGCTGCTCGGTCGCATGCCCTCGGCCGTCGGCTACCAGCCGACCCTGGCGACCGAGATGGGTGAGCTCCAGGAGCGCATCACGTCCACCAGCAAGGGATCGATCACGTCGGTGCAGGCGGTCTACGTCCCCGCCGACGACTACACGGACCCGGCCATCCAGACGGTGTTCGCCCACCTCGGCGCGACCGTGCGCCTGGAGCGCTCGCTGGTCGAGATCGGCATCTACCCCGCGATCGACCCCCTCGGTTCGTCGAGCCGGTTCGTCGAGCCCTCGATCGTCGGCCAGGAGCACTACGACACCGCGCAGGCCGTCAAGAAGACGATGCAGCGCTACAAGGACCTGCAGGACATCATCGCTATCCTCGGCATGGAAGAGCTGTCGGAGGACGACAAGCAGGCGGTGTCTCGGGCGCGAAAGATCCAGAGGTTCCTGTCGCAGCCTTTCAACGTCGCTCAGCGATTCACCGGGCGCGAGGGCAAGTCGGTGCCCATCCTCGAGACCGTTCGTGGATTCAAGGAGATCCTCGAGGGCAAGCACGACGACCTGCCGGAGCAGGCCTTTTACATGGTCGGCACCATCGACGAAGCGCGGGCGCAGGGCGAAGAGATGAAAAAGAAGTCGGACTCGTAAACATGCGGGTACCGCTGCGGGTCGTGAGCGTGGAGCGCAGCCTCTTCGAGGGGGATGTCGACTTCATCGTCGCCAACGGCGCCGACGGCGAGCTCGGCGTCCTGCCGCGCCATGCTCCGCTCATGACCATCCTCAAGCCCGGAGCGCTCAAGATCACCCAGGGCTCGGAAGAGCAACTGCTCTTCGTCGGCGGCGGGTTTCTTGAAGTGCTGCCGGATCGCGTGACCGTGCTCGCCGACGTTGCCGAGCACGCCGATGAGATCTCGGTCGAGCGCGCGGAAGAGGCGCGCAAGCGTGCGCAGGAACGACTGGCTGGAACGCTCACCACGGCCGAAGAGGTCGAGTTCCAGCAGGCGCTGGCGATGGCGGAAGCGCGCCTTCGCCTCGCGCGCATGCGCCGACCCTGATCCAAGCCGGTTACGTTTAGGTCTTGATGAAGACCCGCACGCCTCGTCGCGAGCACGCGCTGCAGATCACCGGCGGGAGGCAGATTGCAGGCTCGATCTGCATCAGCGGATCCAAGAACGCCGCCCTGCCCGAGATGGCCGCCGCGCTGCTCACCACCGAGCCGCTCACCCTCCACAACGTGCCCAAGGTGACGGACACCCAGCTGATGGCGGAGATCCTGACCGTCCTCGGCGGTAGCAGCGAGGGCATGGGCTCGGTCGTGCTCCGCATGGCGGGCGCGCGGGCCAGTGACGTCCCCGACGGCCTCGGCCGGCGGATGCGCGCGACGATCGTGCTGCTCGGCGCGCTCCTCGGACGCTTCGGGCACGCCCGCGTTCCTCGACCGGGCGGCGACGACATCGGTGCGAGGCGCTTCGAGCAGCACCTGCGCGGGCTGCAGCAGATGGGCGCGCACATCACCGAAACGCAGACGGAGATCGTCGCCGAGGTGGATCGCCTGCGCGGCGGGCGGATCGTCTTCGACCTGCCGACCGTGACCGGCACGGAGAACATCCTGCTCGCGGCGGTGCTGGCGCAGGGGCGGACCGAGATCTTCAACGCCGCGCGCGAGCCCCATGTCCAGGACCTGTGCCGCCTGCTGGGAAAGATGGGGGCGCGGATCGAAGGCATCGGCACCGAGCGCCTGGTCGTCGACGGCGTTCGCGAGCTCGGTGGCGCAGAGCACACGGTCATCGCCGACTACCTGGAGGCGGGCACCTATGCCATTGCGGTGGCGGCGGCCGGCGGCGAGCTGCGCATCGACTGCAGCCGGCCGGAGGACCTCAAGATCGTGCTGCTCAAGCTCGAACTGGCCGGCGCCCGCGTCGAGGTGGGGGATGGCTGGTTTCGAGTGGGACGCCGGCCGCGGACGCGGATCAAGCCCATCGACATGTCGACGTGGACGTTTCCAGGATTCCCCACCGATCTGCAGGCGCAATACATGGCGCTGATGACACAGGCGGACGGCGAGACGGTAATCTCCGAGTACGTCCACGAGAACCGCTTCCAGCACGTGACGCAGCTCGCCAAGATGGGGGCGGGGATCGCGGTCGAGGGGAGGATCCACGCCATGGTGCACGGCCCGTGCCGCCTTCGAGGCACCGAGGTCGCCATCCCCGACATCCGATCCGGCGCCGCCCTGGTCGTCGCCGCGCTCTGCGCCGAAGGCGAGAGCGTGCTCCGAAACGCCTGGCACGTCGAGCGCGGCTACGAGGACATGGCGGGCAAGCTCGCATCGGTCGGCGCCCAGGTCAAGACGATCACCGTCGACCCGGACCCAGCCGGCTCAGATCACTCCTACGAATGATGATCGGTGCTCTCTAAGAAGATCGGGATCGACCTCGGCACCTCGACGGTGCTGATCTATGTCAAAGGTGAGGGGATCGTGATCAACGAGCCCTCGCTGGTGGCCGTGAATCGCGATGGCTCCCGCATCCTCGCCGTCGGCAGGGAGGCCTTCGAGATGGTGGGGCGCACTCCGGACACGATCCAGGTGGTGCGGCCGATGCGTGAAGGCGTCATCGCCGACTTCGTGGTGACCGAAGGCATGCTGCACCACTTCATCGGCAAGGTCCAGGGCCGCCAGCGGATCTTCAAGCCCGAGATCATGATCTGCGTCCCGTCCGGGGTGACGTCGGTGGAGCGTCG
Above is a window of bacterium DNA encoding:
- the atpB gene encoding ATP synthase F0 subunit A — protein: MIRADLAGTHPTIDLGCGALCTLNYDSLISSGIALAATLAVALWVRSKLKDGEPGRVQAIFEWGYDQLRGLIRSNVSEGALFILPLAMTLFLYILIANWIELLPLGLVPILHGANADLNQTLAMALIVIVVVQWYSIRVLGLRGYLGRFTKPFELPLAARIVFIPLNVLEEAVKPLTLSLRLFGNIFAGAVMIGLIAGFGTLALPAVGTIPGTVVGSVLLAVWKAFDVIFIGFIQAFIFMLLTVIYFGAAREGLEHEHH
- the atpE gene encoding ATP synthase F0 subunit C encodes the protein MTDHGLVLAGALVAFGLAIGLGAIGAAVGDGLAGNAFISGVARQPEAQGRMIPWLFTIVGLVEAMYFINLAFGFVFLSNVPAK
- the atpF gene encoding ATP synthase F0 subunit B, whose translation is MLFLAGVAGVIQIDGTVIVELITFLVMLAVLARWVYPEIVRLAEARQRVIAEQLKEAEQARADAAAYLNEAEVKLNDARKTAQGLIDAAGKSGDQLRQELRQKAEEEARRIAEAARKEIEAERDRAVLSVRNEVAGLVVSATEKVIGETLDDAKHRRLIERAIAEVAGGDGSS
- a CDS encoding F0F1 ATP synthase subunit delta, encoding MLVATAAARRYAKAVFELAQQEGQVAAWSRRVSKVGELLSDPQVAAVLTNPTIAADRRMELVSVDAALLDAEAVNLAKLLIESNRVQDVGAIAKEYERLADAAAGRVRATVTTAVELAPADRDRVAGELSKRLGKEVRLEVVTDPQILGGMKLQYGDRLVDASVSTRLQQLRRRLAAS
- a CDS encoding F0F1 ATP synthase subunit alpha, whose translation is MGISTKEISEVIKERLKDFDASLVATDVGRIVATSDGIAQVYGLQNAMAGELLEFPHDTYGLALNLEEDQVRAVILGEFGHLHEGDEVRTTGRLLEVPVGDELIGRVVNPLGVPIDGKGPLKTSKTLPVEKIAPGVITRKRVDSPVQTGIKAIDTMIPIGRGQRELIIGDRFTGKTTVLLDTIINQKGKDLICIYVAIGQNAASIARVAATLEENGAMDYTIIVAASASDPASLNFIAPYAGCAMGEYFMEQGKEALCCYDDLTKQAWAYRELSLNLRRPPGREAYPGDVFYLHSRLLERAAKMSPAQGGGSLTALPVIETQANDVSAFIPTNVISITDGQIYLQADLFNAGQRPALNVGISVSRVGGDAQTKAMRQVAGQLRLDLAQYRELAAFAQFASDLDTSTRNQLERGARLTELLKQDKYQPIPLAEQVAAIYAGTQGHLDKVPVTRVREWEAGFLRFLKSERPGVLAEIDRKKALDDSLFARLKAAISTFNHQFGVQGYEDVADPAAAAEAQEEPKAEVQPVPKAEVQPVPKAEVKPELKPKASRRKKGE
- the atpG gene encoding ATP synthase F1 subunit gamma → MPSFRDVVRRIDSIKNTQKITKAMQVVAATRLRRAQAAVQATRPYAEKMVEVLQTTSERATEYRHPFMVRRQGKRAVMILVTTDKGLCGAINVNSIRAATRYMNEHYADHQRYVTLGRKGRDFLLRYRRDVIAEVSGVSDRPTVAEILPAITVALEEYTQGRADAVLLCYAKWISTMRQEATVRVLIPAEIPKREKDGSGPRADYIYEPDPESVLDGLLPRYVETQVFQAVLENKASEYSAKMIAMQNATNAAGDLINALTLFANKVRQAGITTELMEIVSGAEAMRASS
- the atpD gene encoding F0F1 ATP synthase subunit beta, producing the protein MRTRTGQVSQVIGAVVDVQFPPGEQPELFEALEVRPLDGRTVVLEVEGAIGDNVVRCIAMDATDGFRRGDAVVATGGPISVPVGVETLGRMFNVVGAPIDDEPAPEGVIRWPIHRPAPPVSEQQAKVEILETGIKVIDLICTFAKGSKIGLFGGAGTGKTVIVQELIRNIAYQHQGRSVFAGVGERTREGNDMYHEMQDAGVLPQTALVFGQMNEPPGARARVGLTGLTMAEYFRDTEGADVLFFVDNIFRYLLAGSEVSALLGRMPSAVGYQPTLATEMGELQERITSTSKGSITSVQAVYVPADDYTDPAIQTVFAHLGATVRLERSLVEIGIYPAIDPLGSSSRFVEPSIVGQEHYDTAQAVKKTMQRYKDLQDIIAILGMEELSEDDKQAVSRARKIQRFLSQPFNVAQRFTGREGKSVPILETVRGFKEILEGKHDDLPEQAFYMVGTIDEARAQGEEMKKKSDS
- a CDS encoding F0F1 ATP synthase subunit epsilon — protein: MRVPLRVVSVERSLFEGDVDFIVANGADGELGVLPRHAPLMTILKPGALKITQGSEEQLLFVGGGFLEVLPDRVTVLADVAEHADEISVERAEEARKRAQERLAGTLTTAEEVEFQQALAMAEARLRLARMRRP
- the murA gene encoding UDP-N-acetylglucosamine 1-carboxyvinyltransferase yields the protein MKTRTPRREHALQITGGRQIAGSICISGSKNAALPEMAAALLTTEPLTLHNVPKVTDTQLMAEILTVLGGSSEGMGSVVLRMAGARASDVPDGLGRRMRATIVLLGALLGRFGHARVPRPGGDDIGARRFEQHLRGLQQMGAHITETQTEIVAEVDRLRGGRIVFDLPTVTGTENILLAAVLAQGRTEIFNAAREPHVQDLCRLLGKMGARIEGIGTERLVVDGVRELGGAEHTVIADYLEAGTYAIAVAAAGGELRIDCSRPEDLKIVLLKLELAGARVEVGDGWFRVGRRPRTRIKPIDMSTWTFPGFPTDLQAQYMALMTQADGETVISEYVHENRFQHVTQLAKMGAGIAVEGRIHAMVHGPCRLRGTEVAIPDIRSGAALVVAALCAEGESVLRNAWHVERGYEDMAGKLASVGAQVKTITVDPDPAGSDHSYE